A genomic segment from Saimiri boliviensis isolate mSaiBol1 chromosome 14, mSaiBol1.pri, whole genome shotgun sequence encodes:
- the UQCR11 gene encoding cytochrome b-c1 complex subunit 10 encodes MLTRFLGPRYRELLKNWWPTAYTWGAVGTVGLVWATDWRLILDWVPYINGKFKQDD; translated from the exons ATGTTGACTCGGTTCCTGGGCCCGCGCTACAGGGAGCTGCTCAAGAACTG GTGGCCCACGGCCTACACGTGGGGCGCTGTTGGCACTGTGGGGCTGGTGTGGGCCACCGACTGGCGGCTGATCCTGGACTGGGTTCCTTACATCAATGGCAAGTTTAAACAGGATGATTGA